In the Deltaproteobacteria bacterium genome, one interval contains:
- a CDS encoding acyl-CoA dehydrogenase: MDLTLGPEETAVRDAIRGVLAERLPLASVRAVAGAEPGIDEALWREAGGLGWFGLGLPEAVGGAGYGAAEEMLLFIELGRALTPGPWLATVLAAHALAATPGLVEAHRAVLAGTLRIALVDDPADALADGARLTGVARGVPDAGAAGGYLVLGGGTIRYLPAATHGLALERGPSIDPTRRLGDVRFDGVAGAPLAGDAAALRTLATLLAAGEAVGVAERALEDSVEYAKVRQQFGRPIGSFQAVKHRCADMAVRAEVARSLTTFAAVALAEGETATPRLVAAAKALATDAALANAADNVQNHGGMGFTWEADAHLYLKRAWLLEHVLGTRAAHLDALAVPWRAE, from the coding sequence ATGGATCTGACGCTCGGGCCCGAGGAGACGGCGGTCCGCGATGCCATTCGCGGCGTGCTCGCGGAGCGTCTCCCCCTGGCAAGCGTGCGCGCGGTCGCGGGCGCGGAGCCCGGCATCGACGAGGCGCTCTGGCGTGAGGCGGGCGGTCTGGGCTGGTTCGGCCTCGGGCTGCCCGAGGCCGTGGGCGGGGCGGGCTACGGCGCGGCGGAGGAGATGCTGCTCTTCATCGAGCTCGGCCGCGCGCTGACACCCGGGCCCTGGCTCGCGACGGTGCTCGCGGCGCACGCGCTCGCCGCGACGCCCGGGCTCGTGGAGGCGCACCGGGCCGTGCTCGCCGGGACGCTTCGCATCGCGCTCGTCGACGATCCGGCGGACGCGCTCGCGGACGGCGCGCGTCTCACGGGCGTCGCGCGCGGCGTGCCGGACGCAGGCGCGGCCGGGGGGTACCTCGTGCTCGGCGGCGGGACGATCCGCTATCTCCCCGCCGCCACGCACGGCCTCGCGCTCGAGCGGGGGCCCAGCATCGATCCGACGCGCCGCCTGGGCGACGTGCGCTTCGATGGGGTGGCCGGCGCCCCGCTGGCCGGCGACGCGGCGGCGCTGCGCACGCTGGCGACCCTGCTCGCCGCCGGCGAGGCGGTCGGCGTGGCCGAGCGCGCGCTCGAGGACTCGGTCGAGTACGCGAAGGTGCGGCAGCAGTTCGGCCGGCCAATCGGGTCCTTCCAGGCGGTGAAGCACCGGTGCGCCGACATGGCGGTGCGCGCCGAGGTGGCGCGCTCGCTCACCACCTTCGCGGCGGTCGCCCTCGCGGAGGGCGAGACGGCCACGCCCCGCCTCGTCGCCGCCGCCAAGGCGCTCGCGACCGATGCCGCGCTCGCCAACGCGGCCGACAACGTCCAGAACCACGGCGGCATGGGCTTCACGTGGGAGGCGGACGCACACCTATATCTCAAGCGCGCCTGGCTCCTCGAGCACGTCCTCGGGACGCGGGCGGCGCACCTGGACGCGCTCGCCGTCCCCTGGCGGGCGGAGTGA
- a CDS encoding helix-turn-helix transcriptional regulator, whose amino-acid sequence MFAERDFHRVLVSEVASRAGVGKGTVYLYFPTKDRLHRVALEASLERVAGEVERAAEADAPAEAVLREIVVSILRFFWRRPHLLTLVVRYEQRHTRSAGERRRRVMRAVERVLVRHRIGGNGNRHLAAALLLGLARAAIFEHAPEDRPEAIATRVVQLYLHGIGGPAALRRQRGAA is encoded by the coding sequence GTGTTCGCCGAGCGCGACTTTCACCGCGTCCTGGTGAGCGAGGTGGCGTCGCGCGCCGGGGTGGGGAAGGGCACCGTCTACCTCTATTTTCCCACCAAGGACCGCCTCCACCGCGTGGCCCTCGAGGCGAGCCTCGAGCGGGTGGCGGGCGAGGTCGAGCGGGCCGCCGAGGCGGACGCGCCGGCCGAGGCGGTGCTGCGGGAGATCGTGGTCTCGATCCTGCGCTTCTTCTGGCGCCGGCCTCACCTCCTTACTCTGGTCGTGCGTTACGAGCAGCGCCACACGCGCTCGGCGGGCGAGCGCCGGCGGCGCGTCATGCGCGCCGTCGAGCGCGTGCTGGTCCGCCACCGGATCGGCGGCAACGGAAACCGCCACCTGGCGGCCGCCTTGCTGCTCGGGCTCGCGCGCGCCGCCATCTTCGAGCACGCGCCCGAGGACCGGCCGGAGGCGATCGCGACGCGCGTCGTCCAGCTCTACCTGCACGGCATCGGCGGCCCCGCGGCGCTGCGCCGGCAGCGGGGGGCGGCATGA
- a CDS encoding MFS transporter, with protein MLPGTAAEALVEPGPVRRLRAGFPALRHRNFRLFVVGQGISLVGYWMQSVAQGWLVYRLEGRPLDLGKVAFAGYLPILCLAPFAGVVADRLPRRGVLLVTQSLLGLLALGLGVLVWTGAVTVPLVVLYAGGVGLVSALDVPTRQSFLVEMTSAEDLPNAIALNSSIFNGARLVGPALAGALVAALGEAPCFFLNAASYVAVLVALALMRLQPSERPRTAQALGAGFVSGLRYVWGAPAIRNLLLLLGVVSGLGVQYNLLMPVFARTVLETNAFGYGLLHTAGGIGAIAAALQLAARRYSRAQHRRHLLLGLATFALAVLGLGASRRLGLALACQTLAGYGMVRYLATTNTLLQLVVEDGYRGRVMGLHTVMFLGTQPLGSLVLGALAQRFGAPRAALVSGGVSLAAAGWLALRLRRVALRERAAAAGGVDVSGTPRPRVSTD; from the coding sequence ATGCTTCCCGGGACTGCGGCCGAGGCGCTGGTCGAGCCTGGCCCCGTGCGCCGCCTCCGCGCCGGCTTCCCCGCGCTCCGCCATCGCAACTTCCGTCTCTTCGTGGTCGGGCAGGGCATCTCGCTCGTCGGCTATTGGATGCAGAGCGTGGCGCAGGGCTGGCTCGTCTACCGCCTCGAGGGCCGGCCGCTCGACCTCGGCAAGGTGGCCTTCGCGGGCTACCTGCCGATCCTCTGCCTCGCGCCCTTCGCCGGCGTGGTCGCCGATCGCCTGCCGCGCCGCGGGGTGCTCCTGGTGACGCAGTCGCTGCTCGGGCTCCTTGCGCTCGGCCTCGGCGTGCTGGTGTGGACGGGCGCCGTCACCGTGCCGCTCGTCGTTCTCTACGCGGGGGGCGTCGGGCTGGTGAGCGCGCTCGACGTGCCGACCCGGCAGTCGTTCCTGGTGGAGATGACGAGCGCCGAGGACCTCCCCAACGCGATCGCGCTCAACTCCTCCATCTTCAACGGCGCGCGTCTGGTGGGGCCGGCGCTGGCGGGGGCGCTGGTCGCGGCGCTCGGTGAGGCGCCGTGCTTTTTTCTGAACGCCGCGAGCTACGTCGCGGTCCTGGTGGCCCTCGCGCTCATGCGGCTCCAGCCGAGCGAGCGACCGCGGACGGCCCAGGCGCTCGGCGCGGGTTTCGTCTCCGGCCTCCGCTACGTGTGGGGCGCGCCCGCGATCCGCAACTTGCTCCTCCTGCTCGGCGTCGTGTCCGGGCTCGGCGTCCAGTACAACCTGCTGATGCCGGTGTTCGCGCGCACGGTGCTCGAGACCAACGCGTTCGGCTACGGGCTCCTCCACACGGCGGGCGGCATCGGTGCGATCGCCGCCGCGCTCCAGCTGGCCGCGCGCCGCTACTCCCGCGCGCAGCACCGCCGCCACCTCCTTCTCGGCCTCGCCACCTTCGCGCTCGCCGTGCTCGGGCTGGGGGCGAGCCGCCGGCTGGGGCTCGCGCTCGCCTGCCAGACGCTCGCGGGCTACGGCATGGTGCGCTACCTCGCCACGACGAACACGCTCCTCCAGCTGGTCGTCGAGGACGGCTACCGCGGTCGCGTGATGGGGCTCCACACCGTGATGTTCCTCGGCACGCAGCCGCTCGGCAGCCTCGTCCTGGGCGCGCTCGCGCAGCGCTTCGGGGCGCCACGCGCGGCGCTCGTCTCGGGCGGCGTGTCGCTCGCCGCGGCCGGCTGGCTCGCGCTCCGTCTGCGGCGGGTAGCACTGCGCGAGCGGGCCGCGGCGGCGGGGGGTGTGGACGTGAGCGGGACGCCTCGCCCCCGGGTGTCAACCGATTGA